The proteins below are encoded in one region of Planctopirus limnophila DSM 3776:
- a CDS encoding amidohydrolase family protein has product MTPHEAMNRCQQLMSHAWMVRTFIKHSPECEDFPELMGIVRSVFDLSRALETQIENPEKYLLMLRRKLSKFKASVRQFREDATRISDHTNFKMAVQSIEVVTSDLEAILKACPVGPQAPPPVRLPGRVGESPIRPVAGPIRPETGKVPDRVDAEPASLAPQPRQERQVIDVDWLFEPDVSTGRRDATGRFRIRDWKVVEGCRVIVEDGLVVDVTTQPKGAPKNGRAMLPRLVNAHTHLEFSSLEEPFPAQREFAGWIRQVVASRQQQSVLPAESIRRGIEESRQAGVGVIGEIATNGWLEVLGETRSASWNASGNAATSPQRVTNARELQFVLFAEVLGFSRERQEQTLDRARRLAAGLRAADEKAVRFALSPHAPYTVPLDLLERVVDLSRSMGDVPVAMHLAESLEEIELLERGTGPLATMLQDFGLWQEGLFGGQSIDDYLDRMQSAACGLIIHGNYLTSAQMDRIQNQPQLSVVWCPRTHAAFGHAPYPLQELMSRGINVALGTDSRASNPDLSLWKEIQFIGSRFPEMSSLQLLELATENGFTALGYDLETSSGGLVPASKGQRPAWTCIQADQPSQLHPHVLHKTQIISWQG; this is encoded by the coding sequence ATGACGCCACACGAAGCCATGAACCGCTGTCAGCAACTGATGTCGCACGCCTGGATGGTGCGTACATTTATCAAGCACTCGCCCGAGTGCGAAGACTTTCCAGAACTGATGGGGATTGTCCGCAGTGTGTTTGATCTGTCTCGGGCACTCGAAACACAGATTGAGAACCCGGAAAAATATCTGCTGATGCTCCGCCGCAAGCTGTCGAAGTTCAAGGCGAGTGTCAGACAGTTTCGAGAGGATGCGACCCGGATCAGTGATCATACGAACTTCAAGATGGCAGTGCAGTCGATTGAAGTCGTCACGAGTGACCTTGAGGCGATTCTGAAGGCATGTCCGGTCGGGCCTCAGGCACCGCCCCCAGTGCGTTTACCTGGACGTGTGGGTGAGTCACCAATTCGACCTGTGGCTGGGCCAATTCGACCTGAGACCGGGAAAGTGCCAGATCGTGTGGATGCAGAGCCTGCCAGCCTGGCGCCCCAGCCTCGACAAGAGCGGCAGGTCATCGATGTCGACTGGCTCTTTGAACCTGATGTGAGCACAGGGCGCCGAGATGCTACAGGTCGCTTTCGCATTCGTGATTGGAAGGTGGTCGAAGGGTGCCGGGTGATTGTCGAAGATGGTCTGGTGGTGGATGTGACCACGCAGCCGAAAGGGGCACCCAAAAACGGTCGAGCGATGTTGCCCCGGCTGGTGAATGCCCATACCCATCTGGAGTTTTCCTCTCTGGAAGAGCCATTTCCTGCCCAGAGAGAGTTTGCGGGCTGGATCCGCCAGGTGGTCGCCAGTCGGCAGCAGCAGAGCGTTCTGCCCGCTGAATCGATTCGGCGAGGAATCGAAGAATCGCGACAAGCTGGCGTGGGAGTCATTGGAGAGATTGCGACCAATGGCTGGCTGGAAGTTCTGGGAGAGACAAGGAGTGCATCGTGGAATGCCTCCGGAAACGCTGCGACTTCTCCGCAGCGAGTCACGAATGCCAGGGAACTGCAGTTTGTGCTGTTTGCCGAAGTGTTGGGATTTTCCCGAGAGAGGCAAGAGCAGACATTGGATCGAGCACGAAGACTGGCTGCGGGTTTGAGGGCAGCCGACGAAAAGGCGGTCAGGTTCGCTTTAAGTCCTCATGCGCCTTACACCGTCCCTTTGGATCTGCTGGAGCGGGTGGTGGATCTGAGCCGGTCGATGGGAGATGTCCCGGTAGCGATGCATCTGGCCGAAAGTCTGGAGGAGATTGAACTTCTGGAGCGCGGAACGGGCCCCCTGGCGACCATGCTGCAGGACTTCGGACTGTGGCAGGAGGGGCTGTTTGGCGGACAATCGATCGATGATTATCTCGATCGAATGCAGTCAGCCGCCTGTGGCTTGATCATTCATGGAAACTATCTCACGTCGGCCCAGATGGATCGGATCCAGAATCAGCCGCAATTGTCAGTCGTCTGGTGCCCTCGAACCCATGCGGCTTTTGGACATGCCCCGTATCCACTGCAGGAATTGATGAGTCGTGGCATCAATGTGGCTCTCGGAACCGATAGCAGAGCATCCAATCCAGATTTGAGCCTGTGGAAAGAGATCCAGTTCATCGGCAGTCGGTTCCCGGAGATGTCGAGTCTGCAATTGCTGGAACTTGCAACTGAGAATGGATTTACGGCTCTCGGATATGATCTGGAGACCTCTTCAGGAGGTCTTGTACCGGCTTCAAAGGGACAGCGTCCCGCATGGACTTGTATTCAGGCGGATCAACCTTCTCAATTGCATCCGCATGTACTGCACAAAACGCAGATCATCTCTTGGCAGGGATAG
- the trpA gene encoding tryptophan synthase subunit alpha — translation MSESPITKALSARRLAGEMSFIPFIAAGDPDLPSTIRLIQTLSTAGADLIEIGFPYSDPIADGPVIQSSYTRALGKHLKLADLFATIEQVSKTISTPLVGMVSFAIIFRTGTRSFLEAAKKAGFAGLIIPDLPGDEATEFAALTKEFGIDLIQLVAPTTPAARMDKILATASGFIYCIAVAGTTGVRDAAAHEIEAGLKLLREKTQLPLCVGFGVSQAAQIEALRGKADGAIVGSAIVRHLDGAETPAGFEKSLTSIQQFAEQLAAAAHHS, via the coding sequence ATGTCCGAATCACCAATCACCAAAGCACTTTCCGCCCGGCGTCTTGCGGGAGAGATGTCATTTATTCCGTTTATTGCCGCTGGCGATCCCGATCTTCCCTCGACCATCCGGCTGATTCAGACACTCTCAACTGCCGGAGCCGATCTCATTGAAATCGGGTTCCCGTATAGCGACCCGATTGCCGACGGTCCGGTGATTCAATCGTCCTATACGCGAGCATTAGGGAAACATCTCAAGCTGGCCGATCTCTTCGCGACCATCGAGCAGGTCTCAAAAACGATTTCGACACCACTCGTGGGGATGGTGTCGTTTGCCATCATCTTCCGCACAGGGACACGTTCCTTTCTCGAAGCCGCAAAGAAGGCTGGCTTTGCCGGTCTGATTATTCCCGATCTCCCTGGGGATGAAGCCACAGAATTTGCGGCACTCACGAAAGAGTTCGGCATCGATCTGATTCAATTGGTCGCCCCCACGACACCCGCCGCCCGGATGGACAAGATCCTGGCCACAGCCTCAGGATTCATTTACTGTATTGCCGTGGCAGGAACGACGGGAGTCCGCGATGCCGCTGCCCACGAGATCGAGGCGGGACTTAAGCTCCTGCGTGAAAAGACGCAGCTTCCTTTGTGCGTGGGCTTTGGAGTCAGCCAGGCCGCCCAGATTGAAGCCCTTCGCGGGAAAGCCGACGGTGCGATTGTCGGTTCTGCCATTGTGAGGCATCTCGACGGTGCCGAGACTCCCGCAGGCTTTGAAAAGTCGCTGACCTCGATCCAACAGTTCGCCGAGCAACTCGCCGCCGCCGCTCATCACTCGTGA
- the trpB gene encoding tryptophan synthase subunit beta, which translates to MSAAITHPISQVPDAQGRFGEFGRRFVPETLMYALEELAQAYESAKKDPEFAATLEGLLKHFVGRPNPLYFAERLTRMSGGAKIYFKREDLNHTGAHKINNALGQALLTMRMGKTRIIAETGAGQHGVATATACAHFGIPCTVFMGEEDVRRQKLNVFIMRTMGAEVRPVTSGSRTLRDAINEAMRDWMSSVKNTHYIIGSVVGPHPFPMIVRDFQSVIGREARAQCFEMIGGLPTEIVACVGGGSNAAGMFYPFVDDESVRITGVEAGGRSPKPGDHASALSFGNKGILHGSYSYVLQDEDGQTSDVHSVSAGLDYPGVGPEHAYWKDSGRVQYTSCSDDEALAAMQLMARTEGILPALETSHAISYTLKRASEMSPDESIVVCLSGRGDKDLNEVARLTGQQI; encoded by the coding sequence ATGTCGGCAGCCATCACTCATCCGATCTCTCAGGTTCCCGATGCCCAGGGGCGTTTTGGGGAGTTCGGGAGACGATTTGTCCCTGAGACCTTGATGTACGCCCTGGAAGAACTGGCTCAGGCGTACGAGAGTGCGAAAAAAGACCCCGAGTTTGCTGCAACACTCGAAGGCTTACTCAAGCACTTTGTGGGCCGGCCTAACCCGCTCTACTTCGCAGAACGACTTACCCGCATGAGCGGTGGTGCGAAGATTTATTTCAAGCGGGAAGATCTCAACCATACGGGTGCCCATAAGATCAACAATGCTCTCGGGCAGGCTCTCCTGACGATGCGGATGGGCAAGACCCGCATCATTGCTGAAACAGGTGCCGGCCAGCACGGTGTCGCCACCGCCACCGCCTGCGCTCACTTCGGTATTCCCTGTACGGTCTTTATGGGCGAAGAAGATGTTCGCCGACAGAAGCTGAACGTCTTCATCATGCGAACGATGGGAGCCGAAGTTCGACCTGTGACATCGGGTTCGCGAACTTTACGCGATGCCATTAACGAAGCGATGCGTGACTGGATGTCTTCGGTCAAGAATACGCATTACATCATTGGTTCGGTGGTTGGGCCGCACCCCTTTCCGATGATCGTTCGCGATTTCCAATCGGTGATTGGCCGGGAAGCCCGTGCTCAATGCTTTGAGATGATCGGTGGATTGCCGACAGAGATCGTGGCCTGTGTGGGTGGCGGCTCGAATGCTGCCGGCATGTTTTATCCCTTTGTTGACGATGAATCGGTGCGAATTACTGGCGTTGAAGCGGGTGGCCGCAGCCCTAAGCCCGGCGATCATGCCAGTGCCCTCTCGTTTGGAAACAAAGGGATTCTGCATGGCAGCTACAGCTACGTTTTGCAGGATGAAGATGGCCAGACCTCCGATGTCCATTCGGTATCGGCCGGGCTCGATTATCCCGGTGTCGGCCCCGAACATGCCTACTGGAAAGATTCCGGCCGCGTGCAGTACACCAGTTGCAGCGATGACGAGGCTCTGGCGGCCATGCAACTGATGGCACGAACAGAGGGCATTCTTCCTGCACTCGAAACATCTCACGCCATCTCTTACACACTCAAGCGTGCCAGTGAAATGTCGCCGGATGAATCCATCGTCGTCTGCCTTTCGGGCCGTGGCGATAAAGACCTCAATGAAGTCGCACGGCTGACCGGCCAGCAGATTTAA
- the pyrH gene encoding UMP kinase, translated as MPTSLSSTSKPPIQRVLLKLSGESFCQSGQSGLSVPEIVLIAEQIKRVVASGVQLAVVCGGGNILRGRDLDGFKQTILPATAHYMGMLATVINGLALLDTLESLGVPARLQSAIRMEGVAEPFIRRRCIRHLEKGRVVILAAGTGSPFVTTDTAAALRSREIDATLLIKATRVDGVYSSDPLKNPHAVKYSEISYQDVLRQNLGVMDAQAIHHCMEQNIPIVVLNYQKSGTIERAIAGERLGTRVSTVSELNTGNQPAS; from the coding sequence ATGCCCACATCGCTCAGCAGCACATCCAAGCCACCCATCCAGCGCGTGCTCCTGAAGCTGAGTGGTGAGAGTTTTTGTCAATCGGGCCAGTCAGGGCTCAGTGTTCCCGAGATTGTGCTGATTGCCGAGCAGATTAAGCGAGTTGTCGCTTCCGGTGTGCAACTGGCAGTCGTTTGTGGCGGAGGGAATATCCTGCGCGGCCGCGATCTCGATGGCTTCAAACAGACGATTTTACCAGCCACAGCACATTACATGGGTATGTTGGCGACAGTGATAAACGGGCTGGCACTGCTGGATACTCTGGAAAGTCTGGGTGTCCCTGCACGGTTGCAATCGGCCATTCGTATGGAAGGCGTGGCCGAGCCATTTATCCGGCGTCGCTGCATTCGCCATCTGGAAAAGGGCCGAGTCGTGATTCTCGCTGCTGGCACAGGGAGTCCCTTCGTGACGACGGATACGGCCGCCGCCCTGCGTTCGCGCGAGATTGATGCCACACTGCTGATCAAGGCCACCCGTGTTGATGGTGTTTATTCGTCCGATCCCCTCAAGAATCCGCATGCTGTCAAATACAGTGAGATTTCCTATCAGGATGTGCTGCGTCAGAATCTGGGGGTGATGGATGCTCAGGCGATTCATCACTGCATGGAGCAGAATATCCCGATTGTGGTACTCAACTATCAGAAATCCGGCACCATTGAGCGGGCCATTGCCGGTGAACGACTGGGAACTCGCGTTTCGACAGTTTCCGAATTGAATACTGGTAATCAGCCGGCGAGTTGA
- the tsf gene encoding translation elongation factor Ts, which yields MAEITAAAVKQLREMTDLPMMDCKKALTEAGGDQEKALALLKEWGKKVMVKRSENSTQEGLIVIEIKPDGSEAAMIELQCESAPVAVSEDFNFLANQCIKQLLNGPGAATPEELLAQAAPDRPGQSLNDLLGEVVNKIREKMVLAKIARVTGPVGGYVHHDKKNGVLFRAEGAGKPSEVLRDVAMHIAALKPKATHPTELPQELVAAERAKLTEEALKSGKPAAVVEKIVEGRLKNFYVEQGVLVEQPFAKDDSKSVSQALAEQGFKAAGFTRWVIGN from the coding sequence ATGGCGGAAATTACTGCTGCCGCTGTAAAACAGTTACGCGAGATGACCGACCTGCCCATGATGGACTGCAAAAAGGCTTTGACTGAAGCCGGTGGCGATCAGGAAAAGGCGTTGGCTCTGCTCAAGGAGTGGGGCAAGAAGGTGATGGTCAAGCGGTCAGAAAATTCGACGCAGGAAGGTTTGATTGTTATCGAAATCAAGCCTGATGGCAGCGAAGCCGCCATGATTGAACTGCAGTGCGAATCGGCACCAGTGGCTGTTTCGGAAGACTTCAACTTTTTGGCCAACCAGTGCATCAAGCAATTGCTGAACGGGCCTGGTGCAGCGACTCCTGAAGAACTGCTGGCACAGGCAGCCCCTGATCGTCCTGGTCAATCGTTGAACGATCTGCTGGGCGAAGTCGTCAACAAGATTCGTGAGAAGATGGTGCTGGCCAAGATCGCACGAGTGACTGGCCCTGTGGGTGGTTACGTTCATCACGACAAGAAAAACGGCGTTTTGTTCCGGGCTGAAGGAGCCGGCAAGCCGTCTGAAGTTCTGCGTGATGTTGCCATGCACATTGCCGCACTGAAGCCCAAGGCCACACATCCGACCGAACTGCCACAGGAACTTGTGGCTGCTGAACGAGCCAAACTGACGGAAGAAGCTCTCAAGAGTGGCAAGCCGGCAGCCGTGGTCGAGAAGATTGTGGAAGGCCGCCTCAAGAATTTCTATGTCGAGCAGGGTGTGCTCGTCGAGCAGCCCTTTGCCAAGGATGACAGCAAGTCTGTCAGCCAGGCATTGGCGGAGCAGGGATTCAAGGCTGCCGGGTTTACTCGCTGGGTCATTGGTAATTAA
- the rpsB gene encoding 30S ribosomal protein S2, with amino-acid sequence MSDIVVKDFLEAGIHYGHRTSRWNPKMRPYIYGRRNLIHIIDIKETVRGLLRAKRYLQKVASQGSLILFCGTKKQASDAIREYANQAGMPFVDYRWLGGVFTNFRTIRGRIKRLEELDQLFESGEIETYSKKRRSTLLRERTKMTRNLDGLRNMNRLPEAMVIVDPRKEHNALHEAKLVGIKTIALLDTDCDPDQVDLPIPGNDDSIRSIQLVLQHLTESILEGKSVLPQEKVEPMVEEQLKPRPSL; translated from the coding sequence ATGAGCGATATTGTCGTCAAGGATTTTCTTGAAGCCGGGATTCATTACGGTCACCGTACCAGCCGCTGGAATCCCAAAATGCGGCCTTACATCTACGGCCGCCGCAATCTGATCCATATTATCGACATCAAGGAAACGGTTCGCGGTCTGTTGCGAGCCAAGCGATACCTGCAGAAAGTGGCTTCTCAGGGCAGCCTGATTCTGTTCTGCGGCACCAAAAAGCAGGCTTCGGATGCGATCCGTGAGTATGCCAATCAGGCCGGTATGCCATTCGTCGATTACCGCTGGCTGGGTGGTGTCTTTACGAACTTCCGCACGATTCGTGGTCGTATCAAGCGTCTGGAAGAGCTGGATCAGCTCTTTGAATCGGGCGAAATCGAGACTTATTCGAAGAAACGCCGTTCGACGTTGCTCCGCGAACGCACCAAGATGACACGCAACCTCGATGGTCTGCGGAACATGAACCGTCTGCCAGAGGCGATGGTCATTGTCGATCCTCGGAAAGAGCACAACGCGCTGCACGAGGCCAAGCTCGTGGGCATCAAGACGATCGCTCTGCTTGATACGGATTGCGATCCTGATCAGGTCGATCTGCCCATTCCCGGCAACGACGACAGCATCCGTTCGATTCAACTCGTCCTGCAGCACCTGACAGAATCCATTCTGGAAGGCAAGAGCGTTCTGCCACAGGAAAAGGTTGAGCCTATGGTCGAAGAGCAACTCAAGCCACGTCCATCGCTGTAA
- a CDS encoding DUF1559 family PulG-like putative transporter, with protein MRCRRFDRTPSCECLAARGFTMIELLVAIGVIAILLAITLPAVQWARMAAARLQCQNQLKQIGVALHTFEAAQGFFPAGKSDSSTDPKHLEMSWMVPILPHLEQTFPWQESQRAYRIYNTPYLNPPHYPFAKTMAAYVCPLDERASRPRNAPTLNGALVGMTSYLGVSGVDYRSSTGALVYGKRIRLAEITDGTSQTLCVGERPPSPDHNFGWWYTGAGQEGSGSADMLLGVRERVAQVPHNKFVSIGQCEDRLYPFAPGKLDEYCDALHFWSLHAGGGNFLFCDGSVRFMAYESAEILPLLATWNEGEVHGE; from the coding sequence ATGCGCTGCCGTCGCTTTGATCGCACGCCGTCGTGCGAGTGTTTAGCCGCCAGAGGCTTCACGATGATTGAATTGCTGGTGGCCATCGGGGTGATCGCAATCCTTCTAGCGATCACTTTGCCAGCAGTTCAGTGGGCAAGAATGGCAGCAGCCAGGCTGCAGTGCCAGAACCAGTTGAAACAGATCGGTGTGGCACTCCACACGTTCGAGGCGGCTCAGGGCTTTTTTCCCGCAGGAAAATCGGATTCTTCGACCGATCCGAAACACCTGGAAATGTCGTGGATGGTTCCCATTCTGCCTCATCTTGAGCAGACATTCCCATGGCAGGAATCTCAGCGTGCTTACCGGATCTATAACACACCGTACCTGAATCCACCCCATTATCCATTTGCGAAGACGATGGCCGCTTACGTCTGTCCGCTTGATGAAAGAGCCTCGCGCCCCCGAAACGCACCAACACTCAATGGAGCGCTGGTGGGGATGACCAGTTACCTGGGGGTCTCAGGTGTTGATTATCGAAGTTCAACCGGCGCACTTGTCTATGGCAAGCGCATTCGACTGGCGGAGATCACCGATGGCACAAGCCAGACCTTGTGTGTGGGGGAGCGTCCGCCGAGCCCTGATCACAATTTTGGCTGGTGGTATACCGGAGCAGGGCAGGAGGGGAGTGGCAGTGCCGATATGCTGCTGGGCGTAAGAGAGCGTGTGGCTCAGGTTCCTCACAATAAATTCGTATCCATCGGACAATGCGAAGATCGGCTCTACCCTTTCGCACCCGGCAAGTTGGACGAATATTGCGATGCCCTCCACTTCTGGAGCCTGCATGCCGGGGGAGGAAATTTTCTATTCTGCGACGGCAGTGTGCGGTTCATGGCATACGAATCCGCCGAAATCCTGCCGCTCCTGGCCACTTGGAATGAAGGGGAGGTTCACGGAGAATGA
- a CDS encoding DUF1559 domain-containing protein yields the protein MNAELRRSVSCRSLSSVLADFIFQQSKAAKSGFTLIELLVAMGVIGLLVAITIPAVQWSRHAAKRLECQNKLKQIGLALHTFEASHSQLPVGKTGLKTNPKQHSMSWMIPILPHLEQATLWHESQAAYQMKASPYSNPPHYPFAQVVPAYVCPLDERASKIRSASTLDGGFVALTSYLGVMGRNHMTSDGVLIFDQVIRFSDMTRGTSQTLCVGERPPSPDHNFGWWYTGVGQEGSGSADMLLGVEERVAQTPHNKFITDGHCPDKPYPFAPGRLDELCDSLHFWSLHAGGGNFLFCDGSVRFMAYESAEILPLLASRNEGENRVE from the coding sequence ATGAACGCAGAACTGCGCAGATCCGTGTCTTGCCGCTCGCTGTCAAGCGTTTTAGCGGACTTCATTTTCCAGCAAAGCAAAGCCGCAAAGAGCGGCTTCACATTGATCGAACTGCTTGTGGCGATGGGAGTCATTGGCCTCCTGGTCGCCATTACGATTCCCGCTGTTCAGTGGTCACGCCATGCCGCCAAACGTCTGGAATGTCAGAACAAGCTCAAGCAGATTGGTCTGGCACTCCACACGTTCGAAGCGTCACATAGCCAGTTGCCTGTGGGCAAGACCGGCTTAAAAACCAATCCCAAACAGCATTCCATGTCCTGGATGATTCCCATTCTGCCCCATCTCGAACAGGCCACTCTCTGGCATGAGTCTCAAGCCGCTTATCAAATGAAAGCCAGCCCCTACTCCAACCCGCCCCATTATCCGTTTGCCCAGGTCGTGCCGGCGTATGTCTGTCCACTCGACGAGCGAGCGTCAAAAATTCGCAGTGCCTCAACTCTTGACGGAGGTTTCGTCGCCCTGACGAGCTACCTGGGAGTCATGGGAAGAAACCACATGACCTCGGACGGTGTGCTGATCTTTGATCAAGTGATTCGGTTTTCTGATATGACCCGCGGCACGAGCCAGACGTTATGCGTGGGCGAGCGTCCGCCGAGTCCTGATCACAATTTTGGCTGGTGGTATACGGGAGTTGGTCAGGAGGGGAGTGGTTCAGCCGACATGCTGCTGGGAGTTGAAGAGCGAGTGGCCCAGACGCCGCACAACAAATTTATTACCGATGGTCATTGCCCGGACAAACCATATCCCTTTGCACCGGGCCGACTCGACGAGCTTTGCGATTCCCTCCACTTCTGGAGCCTGCATGCCGGCGGAGGAAATTTTCTATTCTGCGATGGCAGTGTGCGGTTCATGGCGTATGAATCCGCCGAAATCCTGCCGCTCCTCGCCTCCAGAAATGAAGGGGAGAATCGCGTGGAGTAA
- a CDS encoding type II secretion system protein — MFRYRYLAGLEKSLGMNRPGYTLIELLVAMGVIGLLIAITIPAVQRSLPPPPLCRGWPSAEGIVSERRFCHSTRKLAMRRFLTLGFACFCLSTAAFITSVWADDNTPEDGEETGDGATYHINCSGTSDACKDRRSVNGGPRTCGNDRSICGNPIGGAAFCECRDSPTDSINCYCHAG, encoded by the coding sequence ATGTTTCGTTATCGCTATCTGGCTGGGCTGGAAAAGAGTCTCGGTATGAATCGCCCCGGCTACACATTGATCGAACTGCTTGTTGCGATGGGAGTCATTGGCCTGCTGATCGCCATCACGATTCCCGCTGTCCAGCGGTCTCTCCCACCGCCCCCTCTGTGTCGAGGTTGGCCATCCGCTGAAGGGATTGTCTCTGAACGAAGATTTTGTCACTCAACTAGGAAACTTGCCATGCGAAGATTTTTGACCCTCGGTTTCGCCTGCTTTTGCCTCTCGACCGCCGCCTTCATCACCAGCGTTTGGGCCGATGACAATACCCCGGAGGATGGCGAAGAAACGGGAGATGGAGCAACCTACCACATTAACTGTAGCGGAACTTCCGACGCCTGCAAAGATCGTCGATCAGTAAACGGAGGACCTCGAACGTGCGGAAACGACCGGTCAATCTGTGGAAACCCCATTGGAGGCGCGGCCTTCTGCGAGTGTCGGGATTCCCCAACCGACAGTATCAATTGCTATTGCCATGCCGGTTGA
- a CDS encoding MauE/DoxX family redox-associated membrane protein, whose translation MDLRAASAFWPELGVIPKLASVLISGLLILSAALKSYQSLHDLLYFEPASSTTAFELFSVSILVFVATLVLTNFRSREVWILAALLMTILAVFALSAALAGETTCGCFGKLSFRPWSIVILDVSIIAVSYLCAIVSRPHTGSLLRPVARAAGESLLMVTLMVLAMVLALSISWPHAISAQALTSSHHPIPATPIEPSVEWVEARIPVRNVRSTPVAIVGKESVCGIILVTPIPLVIPAQETIFLEMKLKLFPHAQRGDGSLALFVGDESHNGAELVNSSSFNELNAVKSPGPIQSPFAEAQPATETVNTTKLHQQRLRQERLSFSVVRDSPPHATIAEKLNEASVEKLTGDPVR comes from the coding sequence ATGGATCTGCGCGCAGCGTCTGCCTTCTGGCCCGAACTCGGCGTTATTCCCAAGCTGGCCTCCGTGCTGATCAGCGGTCTGCTGATACTCTCAGCCGCTTTGAAATCGTATCAGTCACTGCACGATCTGCTCTATTTCGAGCCAGCCTCGAGTACGACCGCTTTTGAGCTCTTTTCGGTCTCAATCCTCGTCTTTGTCGCCACTCTGGTTCTGACCAACTTTCGATCCCGCGAGGTCTGGATCCTGGCGGCACTCCTGATGACGATCCTGGCAGTTTTTGCACTCTCGGCAGCTCTCGCGGGGGAAACGACCTGCGGCTGCTTCGGAAAACTGAGCTTTCGCCCGTGGAGTATCGTGATTCTCGATGTCAGCATCATTGCGGTCTCCTATCTGTGTGCCATCGTTTCGAGGCCTCACACGGGAAGCCTGTTACGACCGGTGGCCCGAGCAGCGGGAGAATCGCTCCTCATGGTCACGCTGATGGTTCTTGCCATGGTGCTGGCGTTATCGATCAGTTGGCCGCATGCGATCTCAGCACAGGCACTTACCAGCAGTCATCACCCCATCCCCGCCACGCCGATTGAACCCTCGGTGGAATGGGTCGAGGCCCGCATCCCTGTCCGCAATGTGCGCAGCACACCTGTGGCGATCGTCGGTAAAGAATCTGTTTGCGGCATCATTCTCGTGACACCGATTCCGCTCGTCATTCCCGCCCAGGAGACCATTTTCCTGGAAATGAAGTTAAAACTTTTTCCGCATGCCCAGCGGGGCGATGGCTCTCTGGCGTTATTTGTTGGCGATGAGTCTCACAATGGAGCAGAACTCGTCAACTCTTCTTCGTTCAACGAGCTGAATGCGGTCAAGTCTCCCGGCCCGATTCAAAGTCCCTTCGCCGAGGCACAGCCCGCGACTGAAACGGTCAACACGACAAAGCTCCATCAACAGCGCCTGCGCCAGGAGCGGCTTTCTTTTTCGGTGGTTCGAGACTCGCCACCACATGCGACCATTGCCGAGAAGTTGAATGAGGCCAGTGTAGAGAAGCTGACAGGTGATCCTGTTCGCTAG